In Equus caballus isolate H_3958 breed thoroughbred chromosome 25, TB-T2T, whole genome shotgun sequence, one DNA window encodes the following:
- the RALGDS gene encoding ral guanine nucleotide dissociation stimulator isoform X1 produces the protein MVQRMWAEAAGPAGGAEPLFPGSRRSRSVWDAVRLEVGSPDSCPVVLHSFTQLDPDLPRLESSTQEIGEELVNGVIYSISLRKVQVHHGTNKGQRWLGCENESALNLYETCKVRTVKAGTLEKLVERLVPAFQGSDLSYVTIFLCTYRAFTTTQQVLDLLFKRYGRCDALTASSRYGCILPYSDEDGGPQDQLRNAISSILGTWLDQYSEDFCQPPDFPCLKQLVAYVQLNMPGSDLERRAHHLLAQLEHAELIEAELEALSPAPVPALRPTPNLEPAPALALVPCPVPAPEPEPAPAPELEPEPAPEPEPTPASELEPALAPAPELEPEPVPAPELEPEPVPAPELEAALSQTLELEPTPAPEPSWPSSVAAENGLSEEKPHLLTFPPDLVAEQFTLMDAELFKKVVPYHCLGSIWSQRDKKGKEHLAPTVRATVTQFNNVANCVITTCLGDRSVTARDRARVVEHWIEVARECRVLKNFSSLYAILSALQSNSIHRLKKTWEEVSRDSFRIFQKLSEIFSDENNYSLSRELLIKEGTSKFATLEMNPKRAQKRPKETGVIQGTVPYLGTFLTDLVMLDTAMKDYLYGRLINFEKRRKEFEVIAQIKLLQSACNNYSIAPEEHFGAWFRAMEWLSEAESYNLSCELEPPSESASNTLKAKKNTAIVKRWSDRQAPSTELSTSGSSHSKSCDQLRCGPYLSSGDIADALSVHSAGSSSSDVEEINMSFVPESPDGQEKKFWESASQSSPETSGISSASSSTSSSSASTTPVASTRTHKRSVSGVCSYSSSLPLYNQQVGDCCIIRVSLDVDNGNMYKSILVTSQDKAPAVIRKAMDKHNLDEDEPEDYELVQIISDDRKLKIPENANVFYAMNSTANYDFVLKKRTFTKGAKVRHGASSTLPRMKQKGLKIAKGIF, from the exons agctctaCGCAGGAGATTGGTGAGGAGCTGGTCAACGGGGTCATCTACTCCATCTCCCTGCGCAAGGTGCAGGTGCACCATGGCACCAACAAGGGCCAGCGCTGGCTCGGG TGTGAGAATGAGTCGGCCCTGAACCTGTATGAGACCTGCAAGGTGCGGACTGTGAAGGCAGGCACGCTGGAGAAGCTGGTGGAGCGCCTGGTGCCTGCCTTCCAGGGCAGCGACCTCTCCTACGTCACCATCTTTCTGTGCACCTACCGAGCCTTCACCACCACCCAGCAGGTCCTGGACCTGCTGTTCAAAAG GTACGGTAGATGTGATGCCCTCACGGCCTCCTCTAGATATGGATGCATCCTCCCTTACTCCGACGAGGACGGTGGACCCCAGGACCAACTGAGAAA TGCCATCTCCTCCATCCTGGGCACCTGGCTGGACCAGTACTCAGAGGACTTCTGTCAGCCCCCGGACTTTCCCTGCCTCAAGCAACTGGTGGCCTATGTGCAGCTCAACATGCCCGGCTCTGACCTGGAGCGCCGTGCCCACCATCTCCTGGCTCAGTTGGAGCACGCAGAGCTCATTGAGGCCGAGTTGGAGG CTCTGTCACCAGCTCCAGTGCCAGCTCTGAGACCAACTCCCAATCTAGAGCCAGCGCCAGCACTAGCTCTAGTGCCTTGTCCAGTGCCagctccagagccagagccagcaCCAGCTCCAGAGCTAGAGCCAGAACCagctccagagccagagccaaCGCCAGCTTCAGAGCTAGAGCCAGCTCTAGCGCCAGCTCCAGAGCTAGAGCCAGAGCCAGTACCAGCTCCAGAGCTAGAGCCAGAGCCAGTACCAGCTCCAGAGCTGGAGGCAGCTCTGTCACAAACTCTAGAGCTAGAGCCAACACCAGCACCAGAGCCTTCCTGGCCTTCGTCTGTGGCTGCAGAGAACGGGCTGAGTGAGGAGAAGCCTCACCTCTTGACGTTCCCACCTGACCTGGTAGCGGAGCAGTTTACACTGATGGACGCG gagctgttcaagaaggtggTGCCCTAccactgcctgggctccatctggtccCAGCGGGACAAGAAGGGCAAGGAGCACCTGGCTCCCACCGTCCGTGCCACCGTCACCCAGTTCAACAATGTTGCCAACTGCGTCATCACCACCTGCCTCGGGGACCGGAGTGTGACGGCCCGTGACAGGGCCAGGGTGGTAGAGCACTGGATTGAGGTGGCCAGG GAGTGCCGAGTCCTCAAGAACTTCTCATCACTCTACGCCATCCTCTCTGCTCTGCAGAGCAACTCCATCCACCGACTGAAGAAGACGTGGGAAGAAGTTTCCAG ggACAGCTTCCGAATCTTTCAGAAGCTGTCAGAGATTTTCTCAGACGAGAACAACTACTCACTGAGCAGAGAGCTGCTCATCAAG GAGGGGACCTCCAAGTTTGCCACGCTGGAGATGAACCCCAAGAGAGCCCAGAAACGGCCGAAAGAGACG GGTGTCATCCAGGGCACGGTTCCCTACCTGGGCACGTTCCTCACAGACCTGGTGATGCTGGACACTGCGATGAAGGACTATCTGTAT GGGAGACTGATCAACTTCgagaagaggaggaag GAATTCGAAGTGATCGCCCAGATCAAGCTGCTCCAGTCGGCCTGCAACAATTACAGCATTGCGCCTGAGgagcactttggggcctggttccgGGCCATGGAGTGGCTCAGCGAGGCTGAGAG ctacaacCTGTCCTGTGAGCTGGAGCCCCCCTCTGAATCAGCCAGCAACACGCTCAAGGCCAAGAAGAACACTGCCATTGTTAAGCGCTGGAGCGA CCGCCAGGCCCCCAGCACAGAGCTCAGTACAAGCGGCAGCTCCCACTCCAAGTCCTGTGACCAGCTCAGGTGTGGCCCCTACCTCAGCAGCGGGGACATCGCTGATGCACTCAGCGTCCACTCAGCTGGCTCCTCCAGCTCTGATGTGGAGGAGATCAACATGAGCTTTGTCCCAGAGTCCCCCGATGGCCAGGAAAAGAAG TTCTGGGAGTCAGCCTCCCAGTCATCCCCCGAGACCTCCGGCATCAGCTCAGCCtccagcagcacctcctcctcgTCAGCCTCCACCACCCCCGTGGCCTCCACCCGTACCCACAAGCGCTCCGTCTCCGGGGTCTGCAGCTACAGCTCCTCGCTGCCCCTCTACAACCAGCAGGTGGGCGACTGCTGCATCATCCGTGTCAGCCTGGACGTGGACAACGGCAACATGTACAAGAGCATCCTG GTGACCAGCCAAGATAAAGCTCCGGCCGTAATCCGCAAGGCCATGGACAAACACAACCTGGATGAGGATGAGCCAGAGGACTATGAGCTGGTGCAGATTATTTCAGACGATCGAA AACTGAAGATCCCTGAAAACGCCAATGTGTTTTACGCTATGAACTCTACTGCCAACTATGACTTTGTCCTAAAGAAACGGACCTTCACCAAGGGGGCAAAGGTCAGGCATGGAGCCAGCTCAACCCTGCCTCGCATGAAGCAGAAGGGACTCAAGATTGCCAAAGGCATCTTCTAA